From the Kribbella sp. CA-293567 genome, the window CGTCTCCGGCATCATCAACACCCACTTCATCGTCGCCTACCTGCTGCTGCAGCACGGCACCGACGAGCAGAAGCAGAAGTACCTGCCCCGGATGGCCACCGGTGACGTCCGCGGTGCGTTCTCGATGTCCGAGCCCGGCTGTGGCTCCGACGTCGCCGCGATCAAGACCAAAGCGGTCAAGACCGCATCGGCTGAAAACGGCGACCTGTACACCATCAACGGCCAGAAGATGTGGCTCACCAACGGTGGTTCGAGCAACCTGGTCGCGGTGCTGGTCAAGACCGACGAGGGCTCCGACTCGGTCTACAAGAACATGACCACCTTCCTGGTCGAGAAGGAGCCTGGCTTCGGCGAGGTGGACCAGGGCCTGACGGTGCCGGGCAAGATCGAGAAGATGGGCTACAAGGGCGTCGACACGACCGAGCTGATCTTCGACGGGTACCGGATCGGCGCCGACCAGATTCTCGGCGGCGTACCGGGCAAGGGTTTCTACCAGATGATGGACGGTGTCGAGGTCGGCCGGGTGAACGTGGCCGCCCGCGGCTGCGGCGTTGCCCGGCGCGCGTTCGAGCTGGGCATCTCCTACGCCCAGCAGCGGGAGACGTTCGGCAAGAAGATCGCCGAGCACCAGGCCGTGCTGTTCCGGCTGGCCGACATGGCGGTCAAGGTCGAGGCCGCGCACGAACTGATGGTCAAGGCGGCCCGGAAGAAGGACGCCGGCTCCCGCAACGACTTCGAGGCCGGCGTCGCGAAGTACCTGGCCAGCGAGTACTGCTCCCAGGTGGTCGAGGACTCGTTCCGGATCCACGGCGGCTACGGGTTCTCGAAGGAGTACGAGATCGAGCGGCTCTACCGCGAGGCGCCGATGCTGCTGATCGGCGAGGGCACGGCCGACATCCAGCGGATGATCATCGGCCGCCGCCTGCTGGAGGACTACAAGCTCTGACGCCGGCAGGTCCGACGCCGCAGCCGCCGTACCGCCCTCAGTGCGCCGGTACGGCGGGTCGCGCGCCGGTCGCGCGCTGGTTGCCGGAACCGTGGCCGGACAACAGCCAGATCCCGAGCTGCGTGACCTCGTGCAGCACCGACGCGCCCACCCGGCGCGTGGTGATCAGCCCGGCCTCGCGCAGCACGGTCGCCTGGTGGCTGGCCGCCGCCGGGGAGATCTTGCAGCGGCGGGCCAGCTCGGTCGTCGTACAGCCGGTCACCGCGGCTTCCAGGGCCGCCGCCCTGGTCGAACCGAGCAGGGAACCGAGGACGTCCGAGGAGTCGGTGGCTTGGGCCGACGTCGAGCGCAGGATGCCCGGCGCGTGCTGGATCGGATACACCAGGATCGGCTTGAGTTCCGGGTCGCGCAGCTTGGTCGGCACCCGCCAGCAGAAGGCCGACGGCTGCAGCTCGATGCCGCGCCCGTCGAGGTAGAGATCGCGGTCGTGCATGTCCAGCACCTGCAGCACCGGCGCCACCCACCGGACCCGCGGATGCAGCGTCGACAGCAGCCGATCCACGCCGTGCCTGGCCAGCGCGTCGCCGCGGTGCGCGTGGTCGGCGGAGATGTGAGTGCCGATCGACTTCCAGTACGGCGCGATCGCGGCGTCGTGGTAGGACCGGATGGCGCGGCCGAGCCGGTCCAGCGAGCTCCGGTCGCCCTGCGCGAGCTCCCGAGTCCACGGCGAGACCGGCCGGTACTTCGCCAGCAGTTCCAGCTGGCCGCGCAGCTCCTGGCGAGGTGTCGCCAGCACCAGTTCCAGCGCGGTCTCGAAGTCCGGCGCCGACGCAGCCGGGGTGAGGAAGTCGGGGGAGTAGCCCTTCGGCGGCGTCAGCTCGAGCAGCAGCCGCATCTGGTCCGGCGCCACCTTGGCCCGGATCGAGCGCCGCCAGTCCTCGAAGATCAGCCGGCCCTCGGACTGCTGCAGCATGTGCAGGCTGAGCAGGATCTCCCAGGACGCCGCCGGCCTGGTCGAGACGGTCGTTCGCGCGAGATCGCGTGGAGTGAAGTGGATGCGAAGCACGGAGCCCTCCCGGATCCTCGGCGTCACGACATCCCCCGATGCCGTCGGTCGCACCATGTGGCGGATCGCTGACCGAACGCGACGACTCCGATTGAATCAGCCGGTTCCGGGGCACACAACCGGTTGGGTCACACTCCGGTGGTGGAGTGGCGGCCATGGCAAGAGGTTGCCAACTCACCGCCGACGCGGTATTGGTGGACAACAAGTGACGGCGAGATGGCCGCCCCGGATCACAGCCAGCGGTTCCGCTTGAACAGCCGGTAGAGCACCGTGCAAGCGGTCAGCATCAGCGCCAGCACGGCGTAGTACCCGTACTTCCAGGTGGTCTCGGGCATGTTGTCGAAGTTCATCCCGTAGACACCGGCGATCAGGGTCGGTACGGCGAGGATCGCGACCCAGGCCGAGATCCGGCGCATGTCGTCGTTCTCCGAGACCTGCACCTGGGCCAGCCCGGCCTGCAGGATCGAGCTGAGCAGCTCGTCGAACGAGACCACCTGCTCCTTCACCCGCAGCAGGTGGTCGTCGACGTCGCGGAAGTAGTTCCGGATGTCGTCGCCGATCAACGGGTGCCGCAGCGTCGACAGCGCGCGCATCGGACCGGTCAGCGGCGCCACGGCCCGCTTCAGCTCCAGCACCTCGCGTTTGAGCTGATAGACCCGGTCGATGTTGCGCCAGCCGCGCGGGCTGAACATCTCGATCTCGATCAGGTCGATATCGGACTGCACCGCGCCCGCGACGGCCAGGTAGCTGTCGACCACATGGTCGGTGATCGCGTGCAGGACCGCGCCGGGACCGGCGGCCAGCCGTTCCGGCTCCTGCTCCAGCCGCTGCCGCAGTCCGGTCAGCTCGCCGTGGTCCCCGTGCCGCACGGTGATCACGAAGCCCGGACCGCAGAACACCATCACCTCACCCGACTCCACCACCTCACTGGTGGCGGTGAGATCGCCGTGCGGGACGTACCGCACCGTCTTCAGTACCGCGAACAGGATCCCGTCGTACCGCTCGAGCTTCGGCCGCTGATGCGCCTCGGCGGCGTCCTCCAGAGCCAGCTTGTGCAGCCCGAACTCGCTGCCGATCACGGCCAGCTGCTGCACGCTCGGCTCGAACAGGCCGATCCAGACGAAGCCGTCCCCGCGCCGCGCCCGGGTGAGCGCGTCCACGTACGAACCGGAGCGGGTGTCGCGGCGGCCGTCGCGGTAGTACGCCCAGTCGATCAGCGCGCCGTCCAGCTTGCCGCTGCCGACCAGATCCAGCGGTGCGGGACCGCCCGGGGAACGCCTGGCGAAGACACGTCCTACCCGGCGTGTCGCGCCCATGTCCCACTTCCGCCCGGTCATCGAGGCGAGGCTATCAATGTGCCGTCACCAGCCGTCGGCAATGATGGAGCTGGAAGCAAGCGGAGAGGAACGACGATGACCACGCAGGGCATGGGTTCGATAGACCCCCGGCCGACCGGCCTGACGATCGGGACCTACGACACCTACCGGGAGGCGCAGCGAGCGGTCGACTACCTCTCGGACGAGAAGTTCCCGGTCGAGCACACCACCATCGTCGGCAACAACCTGCGCCAGGTGGAGAAGATCACCGGCCGGCTGACCTGGGGCCGGGCGGTCGTCGCCGGGCTGGCCAGCGGCGCCTGGTTCGGGCTGTTCGTGGGGGTGCTGCTCGGGTTGTTCGCCAGCGACGGCGGTTGGCTGGCCGCTCTCGTCACCGGTGTGGTGCTGGGTGCCATCTTCGGGATGGCGTTCGCGGCGATCGGCTACGCGCAGTCGGCCGGCCGTCGCGACTTCACCTCGCGGACCGCGGTGGTGGCGACGACGTACGACGTGCTGTGCGACTTCAAGTTCGCCGAAGAGGCACGCAACCACCTGGCCAAGCTGGCGCTCA encodes:
- a CDS encoding general stress protein, with protein sequence MTTQGMGSIDPRPTGLTIGTYDTYREAQRAVDYLSDEKFPVEHTTIVGNNLRQVEKITGRLTWGRAVVAGLASGAWFGLFVGVLLGLFASDGGWLAALVTGVVLGAIFGMAFAAIGYAQSAGRRDFTSRTAVVATTYDVLCDFKFAEEARNHLAKLALKGEVAPRLPEQSN
- a CDS encoding acyl-CoA dehydrogenase family protein — its product is MSRLQQTEGLTDIQEEILKTVRAFVESEILPVATELEHKDEYPTKIVEGLKELGLFGLMIPEEYGGLGESLLTYALCVEEIARGWMSVSGIINTHFIVAYLLLQHGTDEQKQKYLPRMATGDVRGAFSMSEPGCGSDVAAIKTKAVKTASAENGDLYTINGQKMWLTNGGSSNLVAVLVKTDEGSDSVYKNMTTFLVEKEPGFGEVDQGLTVPGKIEKMGYKGVDTTELIFDGYRIGADQILGGVPGKGFYQMMDGVEVGRVNVAARGCGVARRAFELGISYAQQRETFGKKIAEHQAVLFRLADMAVKVEAAHELMVKAARKKDAGSRNDFEAGVAKYLASEYCSQVVEDSFRIHGGYGFSKEYEIERLYREAPMLLIGEGTADIQRMIIGRRLLEDYKL
- a CDS encoding magnesium and cobalt transport protein CorA; protein product: MTGRKWDMGATRRVGRVFARRSPGGPAPLDLVGSGKLDGALIDWAYYRDGRRDTRSGSYVDALTRARRGDGFVWIGLFEPSVQQLAVIGSEFGLHKLALEDAAEAHQRPKLERYDGILFAVLKTVRYVPHGDLTATSEVVESGEVMVFCGPGFVITVRHGDHGELTGLRQRLEQEPERLAAGPGAVLHAITDHVVDSYLAVAGAVQSDIDLIEIEMFSPRGWRNIDRVYQLKREVLELKRAVAPLTGPMRALSTLRHPLIGDDIRNYFRDVDDHLLRVKEQVVSFDELLSSILQAGLAQVQVSENDDMRRISAWVAILAVPTLIAGVYGMNFDNMPETTWKYGYYAVLALMLTACTVLYRLFKRNRWL
- a CDS encoding ArsR/SmtB family transcription factor, which gives rise to MLRIHFTPRDLARTTVSTRPAASWEILLSLHMLQQSEGRLIFEDWRRSIRAKVAPDQMRLLLELTPPKGYSPDFLTPAASAPDFETALELVLATPRQELRGQLELLAKYRPVSPWTRELAQGDRSSLDRLGRAIRSYHDAAIAPYWKSIGTHISADHAHRGDALARHGVDRLLSTLHPRVRWVAPVLQVLDMHDRDLYLDGRGIELQPSAFCWRVPTKLRDPELKPILVYPIQHAPGILRSTSAQATDSSDVLGSLLGSTRAAALEAAVTGCTTTELARRCKISPAAASHQATVLREAGLITTRRVGASVLHEVTQLGIWLLSGHGSGNQRATGARPAVPAH